The Coccidioides posadasii str. Silveira chromosome 3, complete sequence genome contains a region encoding:
- a CDS encoding uncharacterized protein (EggNog:ENOG410PS4H) gives MGSPENPGEEDLDQMWNEAQIEFQKIRGGIRNHSPSLEWMKSLQKLARKKKLMKKRNPGSLAADAASNAFGPSTLCFNAVSYLITPAQNYSKIFDGVADLFERIPAFLDGFEVYARSKTIVSYESARSQLKYPSIQSSLALEVFSFGTDKGVPEELSKLENLVQQETGMSVALILESVKVNESNVAAGFAETKGSLKTIDSKVDGIANQLAGVSNVLEKAATLKEADDFPGRIAKNSSKRLK, from the exons ATGGGTTCTCCAGAAAACCCCGGCGAGGAAGATCTCGATCAAATGTGGAACGAGGCCCAGATTGAGTTCCAGAAAATAAGGGGAGGGATCCGAAATCATTCACCGTCCTTAGAGTGGATGAAGTCATTGCAAAAATTAGccagaaaaaagaagctgATGAAAAAGCGA AATCCCGGTTCACTTGCTGCCGATGCAGCATCCAAC GCTTTTGGCCCTTCAACTCTTTGTTTCAATGCTGTATCGTACCTGATCACTCCTGCACAAAATTATTCCAAGATCTTCGATGGCGTGGCCGACCTCTTCGAGCGCATTCCAGCATTCCTTGACGGGTTTGAAGTATACGCCAGGTCAAAAACCATAG TTTCATACGAATCTGCGCGCTCTCAATTAAAATATCCAAGCATTCAAAGTTCTCTAGCTCTTGAAGTGTTTAGTTTTGGAACCGACAAGGGGGTCCCCGAAGAGCTGTCGAAGCTTGAAAACTTGGTACAACAAGAGACAGGAATGAGCGTTGCACTGATTCTGGAATCGGTCAAGGTGAATGAATCAAACGTGGCTGCCGGGTTTGCCGAAACCAAAGGATCGTTAAAGACAATCGATTCGAAAGTTGATGGAATCGCCAATCAGCTGGCGGGTGTTTCAAACGTCTTGGAGAAGGCGGCAACACTGAAGGAGGCGGATGACTTTCCCGGTAGAATCGCGAAAAATTCAAGCAAGCGCTTAAAATAG
- a CDS encoding uncharacterized protein (BUSCO:109276at4751~EggNog:ENOG410PFAJ~COG:J,K~BUSCO:1593at33183), whose product MAKGKGKRAFEAGDMAASGQGNSTSNTGAADSLPDFSGASLASLTKRIELKLHENQKSKADPKKASSLAKSSKQKRDSSSGVQPPTNNKKGKKRDRSGQVIQKHPPNTKNAQVDDVLEQEIYAVGGTKEDYELLAGVESDSEMEDLADGLTGLIGKRADAEALRQNIEKIMKGGDIPAEPSRGAKETIASNIDPSQRQRNSTEKQTSKQLKQPEPKKENEKALDQKLSRPKKLSSSNLVLDPRPDWYSSPLPEITADGERRSNIPRPVLDHIREYASSLLEVENKAYVSSREASSSSTYKFYSTIVSSGTLSDKISALTLEVQESPLHNVKALEQLVGLAKKRSRAQAVEVLRSLKDLFAQGTLLPSNRRLKYFINQPALGTALFGLNNWSSADPLPRGLERSHLIHWAFEDFLKEQYFEVLKILEVWCNDEIEFSRSRAVSYVYELLKEKPEQESNLLRLLVNKLGDPSKKIASRASYLLLQLQQAHPLMKGTIISAVESELLFRPGQSQHAKYYAAITLNQTVLSSSEDKVAEKLLDIYFSLFVSILKAGKEGHDKLADKQDKKPAKLKGKKHRSLAKNNSQEDELREKLISAVLTGVNRAYPFTASSTERLTNHINTLFRITHSSNFNTSIQALMLIHQLSSSHKVSADRFYRTLYESLLDPRITTSSKQALYLNLLYKALKADVNLKRVKAFVKRLVQILTLHHPSFICGVFYLIRELEVTFPGLTTLVDQPEYHEDDDEEVFKDVPEEDEQIVETVLAPKEASNTAPGYDSRKRDPEQSNADRSCLWELLPYLSHFHPSVSVGASQLLQHQKMSGKPDLTIHTLSHFLDRFVYRSPKTSSNLRGSSIMQPLAGADTSALLVTSGNTTRAHESVNNEAFWTKKTEEVAAEDVFFHAYFNRVAKDKSKKKPKKTAKDEHDLDDSDAESEVWKALVDSRPELEGGAGSDDDLDLEDLESAMEDEEDEDLGGDLSGDEDVIFNDESSEGEQEDHAGQADEDESEGFDEEDAFDMDVSDEDAFRDSDEDIPSDFDMGVDEEQEKETGKNQSSRREKRRKLKHLPTFASVEDYAALLDQEPDENV is encoded by the exons ATGGCGAAGGGCAAGGGAAAAAGGGCGTTCGAGGCTGGTGATATGGCTGCAAGCGGACAAGGCAACTCCACCAGCAATACTGGTGCTGCGGACTCCCTCCCGGATTTCTCAGGCGCGTCACTCGCGAGCCTCACGAAAAGAATAGAACTAAAACTGCACGAGAACCAGAAATCGAAAGCCGATCCGAAGAAAGCTTCTTCTCTGGCGAAGAGCAGTAAGCAGAAGCGTGACTCGAGTTCCGGAGTGCAGCCTCCCACAAACAACAAAAAGGGCAAGAAAAGGGACAGGAGCGGACAGGTCATCCAGAAGCATCCACCCAATACCAAAAATGCGCAGGTTGATGATGTTCTGGAACAAGAAATTTACGCTGTTGGTGGTACGAAGGAAGACTACGAATTACTTGCCGGTGTGGAGTCTGACTCTGAAATGGAAGACCTGGCCGATGGATTGACGGGGTTGATCGGAAAGCGCGCCGACGCGGAAGCTCTTCGCCAGAACATTGAAAAGATCATGAAAGGAGGCGACATCCCTGCGGAACCTTCGCGTGGAGCTAAGGAGACTATTGCATCGAATATAGATCCGAGTCAGCGGCAACGCAACTCGACAGAGAAGCAAACCAGCAAACAGCTAAAGCAACCTGAACCCAAAAAGGAGAACGAGAAGGCATTGGACCAAAAGTTATCTCGGCCTAAGAAATTGAGCTCGTCGAACCTT GTTCTTGATCCACGTCCGGACTGGTATTCGAGCCCTCTCCCCGAGATAACGGCCGACGGAGAAAGGCGATCTAACATCCCACGCCCTGTGCTGGACCATATTCGCGAATATGCATCATCCTTGTTGGAGGTAGAGAACAAAGCATATGTCTCCTCCCGCGAAGCCTCATCGTCTTCGACTTACAAGTTTTATTCCACCATCGTGTCATCCGGGACACTGAGTGATAAAATATCCGCTTTAACTTTGGAAGTTCAGGAATCGCCGCTGCATAATGTCAAGGCACTCGAACAGTTGGTCGGTTTAGCAAAGAAGCGGAGCCGAGCGCAGGCTGTTGAAGTTCTAAGATCGTTAAAGGACTTATTTGCCCAAGGGACCTTGCTTCCCAGCAACCGAAGGCTAAAGTATTTTATTAACCAGCCAGCCTTGGGCACGGCTCTCTTTGGCTTGAACAATTGGAGCTCAGCAGATCCTCTACCTCGAGGCCTAGAGCGGAGCCACCTTATTCACTGGGCATTTGAAGATTTCCTCAAAGAGCAATACTTTGAAGTTTTGAAAATCCTCGAGGTATGGTGCAATGATGAGATCGAGTTCTCGAGGTCAAGAGCAGTCAGTTACGTCTACGAACTACTCAAGGAGAAGCCAGAGCAGGAGTCAAACCTCTTACGCTTACTTGTGAACAAACTCGGAGACCCAAGCAAGAAGATTGCCTCCCGCGCGTCCTACTTGCTTCTTCAACTCCAGCAAGCTCACCCTTTGATGAAAGGGACAATAATTTCGGCGGTCGAGTCAGAATTACTTTTCCGCCCTGGGCAAAGTCAACATGCCAAATATTATGCAGCCATTACCCTTAATCAGACAGTGCTTAGTAGCAGCGAAGATAAGGTTGCCGAAAAGCTTCTAGATATATACTTCAGTTTGTTCGTTTCAATTCTGAAGGCCGGCAAAGAAGGTCATGATAAATTAGCCGATAAGCAGGATAAAAAGCCTGCCAAACTCAAGGGGAAAAAACATCGCAGTCTGGCCAAAAATAACAGCCAAGAGGATGAATTGAGAGAAAAACTTATTTCTGCTGTTCTCACTGGGGTCAATCGAGCCTATCCGTTCACTGCATCTAGCACTGAGAG GCTCACGAATCACATTAATACACTTTTCCGCATTACCCATTCTTCCAACTTTAACACCAGCATACAAGCCCTAATGCTTATTCACCAGCTATCATCTTCTCACAAAGTATCGGCAGACAGGTTTTATCGAACGCTGTACGAATCGTTGCTAGATCCCCGTATTACAACATCTTCGAAGCAGGCTTTGTATTTGAACCTTCTGTACAAAGCGCTAAAAGCGGATGTAAACTTGAAGCGAGTTAAGGCGTTTGTTAAGCGGCTGGTTCAAATTCTCACTTTACACCACCCATCCTTCATCTGCGGTGTTTTTTATTTGATAAGGGAACTAGAAGTAACGTTCCCTGGCTTGACTACATTGGTAGATCAACCGGAATACCACgaggatgacgatgaggaAGTTTTCAAGGATGTtccagaagaagatgaacaaaTTGTTGAAACTGTTTTAGCCCCTAAGGAGGCTAGTAATACAGCACCTGGCTACGACTCTCGAAAAAGGGACCCTGAACAAAGCAATGCTGACAGAAGCTGTCTTTGGGAACTG CTCCCATACTTATCGCATTTCCATCCTTCGGTCTCAGTTGGCGCTAGTCAACTTCTACAACACCAAAAGATGTCTGGAAAACCAGACCTTACGATTCACACGCTTTCCCATTTCCTAGATCGATTTGTGTACCGCAGTCCAAAAACATCATCCAACTTGCGCGGATCTTCAATTATGCAGCCGCTGGCTGGCGCCGATACCAGTGCCCTGCTCGTTACATCCGGAAATACCACTAGAGCCCACGAATCCGTCAACAATGAAGCATTTTGGACAAAGAAGACCGAAGAGGTCGCTGCAGAAGACGTTTTCTTCCACGCTTACTTTAATCGTGTGGCTAAGGATAAATCGAAGAAGAAGCCCAAGAAAACTGCAAAGGACGAGCATGACCTGGACGATAGCGACGCCGAGTCAGAGGTCTGGAAGGCTCTTGTTGATTCGCGCCCGGAACTTGAGGGTGGTGCGGGAAGTGATGATGATCTTGACCTGGAAGATTTGGAGTCCGCCATGGAAgatgaggaagatgaagatcttggAGGAGATTTGTCGGGCGATGAAGACGTCATTTTCAATGATGAGAGTTCTGAAGGAGAACAGGAAGATCATGCCGGTCAAGCTGACGAAGACGAATCCGAAGGTTTCGATGAAGAAGACGCATTTGATATGGACGTATCAGATGAGGATGCCTTCCGTGATAGTGACGAGGATATTCCTTCTGATTTCGATATGGGCGTTGACGAGGAGCAGGAGAAGGAGACCGGGAAAAATCAGTCTTCtcgaagagagaagagacgCAAACTTAAGCATTTGCCCACTTTCGCATCAGTCGAAGATTATGCTGCCCTTTTGGATCAGGAGCCTGACGAAAATGTTTGA
- a CDS encoding uncharacterized protein (EggNog:ENOG410PVIH~COG:V~BUSCO:6870at33183) — translation MATSRPQYFSNDLQLVAIEKESLTLALSQLCEAVRQGVEILLTHDKAPDANDSRAFGTIYDGHLGTVLMALRLQRQAKYFLAENMSINSLVSETQRLASSRLNPHIMKVNHRAGRLSPLDSASFGAAVVRILAAGRGLASLSEDGQCRIHKRDIAEVQDAMHVALHQGDVRGGDELLYGRIGLLHAILNIRKLRLNIESVEALTAVFKKVPQLIDSIMSGGKLGARDYLELYGEREYMPLMWSWHDKYYIGAIHGTCGILDVLLACEPEELRAGHSHSHIPVIAQTINALCNLCILNHGHLPSSVPHRSSSRTSPLVQICHGAPGLLILLSNARKNAAFAASYWRPEWDEAICLASEKVWEQGLLYKGGSLCHGIAGNAWPLLMLHDAFEYGAQGSEEAKNCFKQVTSSVPHKELSGDYYLSRAIAMLLEARKTPPFIMQEAGGGRYRMPDSPYSLFEGLGGTICAWSEACVVISARLRKMEVDSQEGNGACNNDEEFHSDLQDELGMPGLGTRGFL, via the exons ATGGCTACTTCTAGGCCTCAGTACTTTAGCAACGATCTGCAGCTGGTTGCAATTGAGAAGGAATCTCTGACACTTGCCTTGTCACAGCTTTGCGAAGCAGTGAGGCAAGGAGTTGAAATCCTATTGACCCATGACAAAGCACCTGACGCTAACGATAGTCGTGCATTTGGAACCATTTACGATGGCCATCTCG GTACGGTGCTTATGGCGCTGAGGCTTCAGCGGCAGGCCAAGTATTTCCTGGCCGAAAATATGTCTATCAATAGTTTGGTCTCAGAGACACAGCGTCTTGCAAGCTCGAGATTGAATCCCCATATTATGAAGGTCAATCACCGTGCCGGAAGGTTATCGCCGCTTGACTCTGCCTCGTTTGGCGCGGCAGTCGTACGAATTTTAGCGGCCGGCCGAGGCCTCGCTTCTCTTTCTGAAGATGGACAATGTCGTATTCATAAACGGGATATTGCTGAAGTCCAAGATGCTATGCATGTTGCTCTGCACCAAGGCGATGTGAGAGGCGGAGATGAACTTCTCTACGGTCGTATTGGGTTACTACACGCTATATTGAACATCCGCAAGCTACGGCTCAACATCGAGTCTGTGGAGGCACTGACAGCGGTCTTCAAAAAGGTACCACAGCTTATTGACTCCATTATGAGCGGGGGTAAGCTTGGAGCAAGAGATTACCTTGAGTTATACGGAGAGCGGGAGTATATGCCGCTTATGTGGTCATGGCACGATAAGTATTATATTGGCGC CATTCATGGCACAT GCGGAATTCTTGACGTCCTTCTCGCATGCGAACCTGAAGAACTTCGAGCAGGACATTCTCACAGTCATATCCCCGTCATCGCCCAAACAATTAACGCCCTATGCAACCTCTGTATTCTAAACCACGGCCACTTGCCTTCCTCAGTGCCTCACCGCTCCTCTTCTCGCACATCACCACTTGTTCAGATCTGCCACGGAGCGCCAGGCCTCTTGATCCTCCTCTCAAATGCACGAAAAAATGCCGCATTCGCAGCATCATACTGGCGACCAGAATGGGATGAGGCGATCTGCCTCGCAAGCGAAAAAGTATGGGAACAGGGGCTCCTTTATAAAGGTGGTTCTCTATGTCATGGCATCGCAGGTAACGCATGGCCATTGCTTATGCTACATGATGCTTTTGAATATGGCGCACAGGGCTCTGAGGAAGCCAAAAACTGCTTTAAGCAAGTTACCTCTAGCGTACCGCATAAGGAACTCTCAGGTGATTATTATCTCTCCCGGGCGATAGCTATGCTGCTTGAAGCGCGAAAAACGCCACCGTTCATCATGCAAGAGGCTGGTGGCGGGCGGTACCGGATGCCAGATAGTCCTTACAGCTTATTTGAGGGTCTGGGGGGGACTATCTGCGCATGGTCCGAAGCTTGTGTAGTGATCTCTGCCAGGCTAAGGAAGATGGAGGTTGATTCGCAAGAAGGTAATGGTGCATGCAATAATGACGAGGAGTTCCATAGTGACTTGCAGGATGAGCTGGGAATGCCAGGCTTAGGCACTCGCGGGTTTCTGTAG
- a CDS encoding uncharacterized protein (EggNog:ENOG410PS4H): protein MAFEAKDGFGKSYLCSAAIRRLHRLYPPGNTEDRMAVAYYFFQKDNKDERSVNKALRAVIWQLTQRDAVYQKSVAGACDKPEEFGNTLELWRQLIVQFSTKIEVTIFIILDGIDEAKAETGDPLIQILREVSLFAAEKRPLSLRLLITGRPMSFLEINKTPNIAMSTIQLGTRNTEDILKFVELRLDTMEIFKKSDQPDIQELKERIRTELTHGAQGDFFKLNYMLTEISKKRRRKEIEEVLEHADEDRQATIAREIERLRQALGDEDIEDLNEVLIWVIGAMVWPLLTTLESALFIKNGESSLTPLENQVREKYSALLEVSEYQTLAVTSQSIIEYFRAKAQQAAEDKATHTALHESEIAIVKRFLRNFCDDELFNKFGFEEFFQEKLSHRNTSIHADLDNMDLHILLSLLKAICGELRSEVFTLIEYTCPQSTIGSQLIKLFTEEEYVDRWWTQDRMWMRTGWVYNDEYCSIVLRWFKYSAVVKGLTVEQREWVNGLNSSSRPNDDLLKPIAKIMAKRWLQVCGLWFVEDIYWWLLGCVTKVKERTGEGERVTSDVSPTLEQILEVEKWAMKELGVTEQDSLWTVRMAITFRHYGFYQQAIERSTISKNLDSSSNWRAPFCLAQTHALQGRYKMALETLEEVIAMFRKNGDIMEEWCAAFYSDILYYLREWNVELQEYEAANAHNPDSYEPILRIILILEAQEKYGEIIECLQSLDGEMDEN from the exons ATGGCTTTCGAAGCCAAAGACGGTTTTGGGAAAAGTTATTTGTGTTCAGCTGCTATAAGGCGCCTCCATCGACTCTACCCTCCTGGGAATACTGAAGATCGTATGGCGGTTGCGTattatttcttccagaagGATAACAAGGATGAGAGGTCTGTCAACAAAGCACTTCGAGCTGTGATCTGGCAATTGACACAGCGCGATGCAGTCTATCAGAAATCTGTTGCTGGAGCTTGCGACAAGCCAGAGGAATTTGGAAACACCTTAGAACTATGGAGGCAACTGATTGTTCAATTCTCCACCAAAATCGAGGTAACTATCTTTATCATCCTTGACGGTATTGACGAGGCAAAAGCGGAGACTGGTGACCCTCTTATCCAAATCCTTCGTGAAGTTTCTTTGTTTGCTGCTGAAAAACGACCGTTGTCTCTAAGGCTACTCATAACTGGGAGACCGATGTCATTTTTAGAAATCAACAAGACACCAAACATCGCCATGTCTACAATTCAACTTGGAACACGAAATACGGAAGATATTCTCAAGTTCGTGGAGCTGCGACTAGATACCATGGAAATCTTTAAGAAATCGGACCAACCGGACATTCAAGAACTCAAGGAGCGTATTCGCACTGAGCTTACCCATGGCGCTCAGGGAGATTTCTTTAAACTTAACTACATGCTCACGGAAATTagcaagaaaagaaggaggaaGGAGATTGAGGAAGTTTTAGAGCATGCTGACGAGGACCGTCAAGCCACAATTGCCCGTGAAATAGAGCGGCTTAGGCAGGCTCTTGGAGATGAAGACATTGAGGATCTAAACGAAGTTTTAATTTGGGTCATTGGTGCAATGGTATGGCCGCTACTAACGACGCTCGAAAGTGCCTTGTTTATTAAAAACGGTGAAAGCTCACTGACACCTTTGGAAAACCAAGTTCGGGAGAAATATTCCGCCCTCCTAGAGGTATCAGAATATCAAACCCTCGCAGTTACGTCCCAATCTATCATTGAGTACTTCCGCGCAAAGGCTCAACAGGCAGCCGAGGATAAGGCTACGCACACTGCACTCCATGAGTCAGAGATTGCCATTGTTAAAAGATTCTTACGCAACTTCTGTGACGACGAGCTCTTTAACAAGTTCGGGTTTGAAGAATTTTTTCAGGAGAAACTGAGCCATAGAAATACCTCAATCCATGCTGACTTGGACAATATGGATTTACACATTCTTCTCTCACTCCTCAAGGCTATTTGCGGTGAACTAAGAAGCGAAGTGTTCACACTGATAGAGTACACCT GCCCTCAGAGCACCATTGGCTCTCAACTTATTAAATTATTCACGGAGGAAGAATATGTTGACCGGTGGTGGACGCAAGACCGCATGTGGATGCGGACTGGGTGGGTTTACAACGATGAGTATTGTTCTATTGTTCTGAGGTGGTTTAAGTATTCCGCCGTCGTCAAAGGTCTCACTGTGGAACAAAGGGAGTGGGTAAATGGGCTTAATTCATCCTCGCGTCCCAATGATGATCTTCTTAAGCCCATTGCTAAAATTATGGCCAAAAGGTGGCTACAAGTTTGCGGCCTGTGGTTTGTGGAGGATATATATTGGTGGTTACTCGGGTGTGTGACAAAG GTCAAGGAGCGAACGGGAGAAGGCGAGCGAGTTACTAGCGATGTTTCGCCGACTTTGGAGCAAATCCTCGAGGTGGAGAAGTGGGCAATGAAGGAGCTTGGTGTAACAGAGCAAGATTCATTATGGACTGTTCGAATGGCAATTACATTTCGTCATTACGGCTTTTACCAGCAAGCCATAGAGAGAAGCACGATATCCAAGAACCTTGATTCGTCATCTAACTGGCGTGCACCATTTTGTCTGGCCCAAACGCACGCTTTGCAGGGGAGATACAAAATGGCCCTTGAGACTTTGGAGGAAGTCATTGCAATGTTTAGAAAAAATGGAGACATAATGGAAGAGTGGTGCGCTGCCTTCTACAGCGATATACTCTACTATCTCAGAGAGTGGAACGTTGAACTTCAAGAGTATGAGGCAGCCAACGCTCATAATCCAGATAGCTATGAACCCATTCTCAGAATCATTCTAATCCTTGAAGCACAGGAGAAGTACGGTGAAATTATTGAATGTCTGCAGAGTTTGGATGGCGAAATGGATGAAAACTGA